The following proteins are encoded in a genomic region of Sorangiineae bacterium MSr12523:
- a CDS encoding NADPH-dependent 2,4-dienoyl-CoA reductase encodes MKYPRLLEPLDLGFTTIRNRVLMGSMHVGFEDRSARFDKLAAYFAARARGGVGIMVTGGFSPNREGWLYPFASKLSSPSEVGPHRAITLAVHAEGGKICLQLLHAGRYSYHPLSVSASAIKSPINPFKPRALSERGIRRQIDDFANAAALAREAGYDGVEIMGSEGYFINQFTCRRTNRRTDAWGGSVENRTRLPVEIVERVRKAVGPDFIVIYRLSMLDLVDGGNTWDEVVYQAKAIEKAGATIINTGIGWHEARVPTIITSVPRAAFTFVTERLRKEVRIPVVATNRINRPDVAEELLARGACDMVSMARPLLADPEFVRKAASGREDEINTCIACNQACLDHTFSMKTASCLVNPRACRETERSFLPAQPARRSRRLAVVGAGPAGLAFSVEAAQRGHAVTLFEAASDIGGQFNMAKKIPGKEEFVETLRYFRRQLELAGVTVKLGMRATAENLVGFDEVVLATGVTPRVPRIPNIEHPKVLSYVDVLLHEKPVGKTVAIVGAGGIGFDVATYLTHGHSSTLDAKRWLAEWGVDPEVHAPGGVEGVARQESPPARKVYLLQRKKESLGKGLGRTSGWVHRATLKGKGVEMIPGVTYDKVDDAGLHITVRGAPRVLAVDHVVICAGQEPLRELKDQLEQRGVRVRVIGGADVAAELDAKRAILQATELAASA; translated from the coding sequence TCGATCTCGGGTTCACCACCATTCGAAATCGCGTGCTCATGGGATCCATGCACGTGGGCTTCGAGGATCGAAGCGCGCGCTTCGACAAGCTGGCCGCGTACTTCGCGGCGCGGGCGCGGGGCGGGGTCGGTATCATGGTGACCGGAGGCTTTTCGCCGAACCGCGAAGGCTGGCTCTATCCCTTTGCGTCGAAGCTCTCGTCGCCCAGCGAGGTGGGGCCGCACCGGGCGATCACCTTGGCCGTGCACGCGGAGGGCGGGAAAATCTGCCTACAGCTCCTGCACGCGGGACGATACAGCTACCACCCGCTGTCGGTGTCGGCGAGCGCCATCAAGTCGCCGATCAACCCCTTCAAGCCGCGGGCGCTCTCGGAGCGCGGCATCCGGCGGCAGATCGACGACTTTGCCAACGCAGCGGCCCTTGCGCGGGAGGCGGGCTACGACGGCGTCGAGATCATGGGCTCGGAGGGGTACTTCATCAACCAGTTCACCTGCCGGCGTACGAATCGGCGCACGGATGCCTGGGGTGGTTCCGTGGAGAACCGCACGCGTCTGCCGGTGGAGATCGTCGAGCGGGTGCGCAAGGCCGTGGGGCCGGATTTCATCGTGATTTATCGGCTCTCCATGCTCGATTTGGTCGACGGTGGCAACACCTGGGACGAAGTCGTCTACCAAGCAAAGGCCATCGAGAAGGCGGGGGCGACGATCATCAACACGGGCATCGGCTGGCACGAGGCGCGGGTGCCGACGATCATCACCTCGGTGCCGCGGGCGGCGTTCACGTTCGTGACGGAGCGGCTGCGCAAGGAGGTGCGGATCCCGGTGGTGGCGACGAACCGCATCAATCGGCCCGACGTGGCCGAGGAGCTGCTTGCACGCGGTGCTTGCGACATGGTGTCGATGGCGCGTCCGCTGCTCGCCGATCCGGAGTTCGTGCGCAAGGCTGCATCGGGCCGCGAGGACGAGATCAACACGTGCATCGCATGCAACCAGGCGTGCCTCGATCATACCTTCAGCATGAAAACCGCATCGTGCCTGGTGAATCCGCGCGCATGCCGCGAGACGGAGCGCTCCTTCTTGCCGGCGCAGCCGGCGCGCCGTTCGCGGCGGCTCGCCGTGGTGGGCGCGGGGCCGGCGGGGCTCGCCTTTTCGGTGGAGGCTGCACAGCGCGGGCATGCGGTGACTCTGTTCGAAGCGGCATCGGACATTGGCGGCCAGTTCAACATGGCGAAGAAGATCCCGGGCAAGGAGGAGTTCGTCGAGACGTTGCGCTATTTCCGGCGGCAGCTCGAGTTGGCCGGGGTGACGGTGAAGCTGGGCATGCGCGCGACGGCGGAGAACTTGGTGGGCTTCGACGAGGTGGTGCTGGCGACGGGTGTGACGCCGCGGGTGCCGCGGATTCCGAACATCGAGCATCCCAAGGTGCTGTCGTACGTCGATGTTTTGCTGCACGAGAAGCCGGTCGGGAAGACGGTGGCCATCGTTGGTGCGGGCGGCATCGGCTTCGATGTGGCGACGTATTTGACGCACGGCCACTCGTCGACGTTGGATGCGAAGCGGTGGCTCGCCGAATGGGGCGTGGATCCGGAGGTGCACGCGCCCGGCGGCGTCGAAGGCGTGGCGCGGCAGGAGTCTCCGCCGGCGCGCAAGGTGTACTTGCTGCAGCGAAAGAAGGAGTCGCTCGGCAAGGGGCTCGGCCGGACCAGCGGGTGGGTGCACCGTGCGACGTTGAAGGGCAAGGGCGTGGAGATGATCCCCGGCGTGACCTACGACAAGGTGGACGATGCGGGGCTGCACATCACGGTGCGCGGCGCGCCGCGGGTGCTGGCGGTGGACCACGTGGTGATCTGCGCGGGGCAAGAGCCGCTGCGCGAGTTGAAGGATCAATTGGAACAGCGCGGGGTTCGCGTGCGGGTGATCGGCGGGGCCGACGTGGCCGCGGAGCTCGATGCGAAACGGGCCATCTTGCAAGCGACGGAGCTCGCCGCCTCGGCGTGA
- a CDS encoding DinB family protein — protein MNTLALYRGLAANNAWSNLRLHRACAQLSRAEYEAARTSFFPSIPETLNHILTVDWFYLDALERGGKGRSLFADRMPFRGFPEVEALAAAQRASDMKLVAFADRLTEADLATKIDIARADHTQRETVADTLLHLSTHQIHHRGQVHAMLAGTSVKPPPLDEYFMSEELPLREAELRELGLPIR, from the coding sequence ATGAACACGCTGGCTCTGTACCGTGGCCTTGCGGCCAACAATGCTTGGTCGAATTTGCGGCTGCACAGGGCCTGTGCGCAGTTGTCCCGTGCGGAATACGAGGCCGCGCGGACAAGCTTTTTCCCGTCCATTCCCGAGACGCTGAACCACATTTTGACCGTGGACTGGTTCTACCTCGATGCGTTGGAGCGGGGCGGGAAGGGGCGCAGCCTCTTTGCGGACCGGATGCCCTTTCGCGGATTTCCCGAGGTGGAGGCCCTGGCCGCGGCACAGCGCGCGTCGGACATGAAGCTCGTCGCCTTTGCCGACCGGCTCACCGAGGCCGATCTCGCGACGAAAATCGACATTGCCCGCGCCGACCACACGCAGCGCGAAACCGTGGCGGACACGCTGCTGCACCTGTCCACGCACCAGATCCATCACCGCGGCCAGGTGCACGCCATGCTCGCCGGAACGTCGGTGAAGCCGCCGCCGCTCGATGAGTACTTCATGAGCGAGGAGCTCCCGCTGCGCGAGGCCGAGCTGCGCGAGCTCGGCCTGCCCATCCGCTAG
- a CDS encoding LysR substrate-binding domain-containing protein yields MFQRLNNRPDFAAVQAFATVADVGSFRAAALALSAPVSTISVQVSRLEKRLGTKLLERTTRRVTLTEEGRTYFKQIRSALDTMTEAEQLIAGRKHEARGRLRIAAPTELGRAMLGRVLAGYTRQYPDVDLEIELTDERLDPRRDGVDVVIQTDPASSPLLAARKLGSPMKYRLVASPEYLARYGRPSDPRDLSKHRCLAMGVRRTPTVWRLAKAKTFPTIVHRHHTANSWQLVCDLAIAGHGIARLPEYLSIVAMADGSLEEILEAFCPPPEQLFAVYARSRPVPLRITGFLDALKLFFDAWPGCAVRGQGSSRRS; encoded by the coding sequence ATGTTCCAACGATTGAACAATCGGCCGGACTTCGCCGCCGTGCAGGCCTTCGCCACCGTGGCCGACGTCGGAAGCTTCCGAGCCGCGGCACTCGCGCTGTCGGCCCCAGTCTCCACGATCAGTGTGCAAGTGAGCCGCCTCGAGAAGCGCCTTGGTACGAAGCTGCTCGAGCGCACGACTCGGCGAGTCACCCTCACGGAGGAAGGCCGCACGTACTTCAAACAGATTCGTTCGGCACTCGACACCATGACGGAAGCCGAGCAGCTCATTGCCGGACGCAAACACGAAGCGCGCGGTCGCTTGCGTATCGCGGCACCGACGGAGCTGGGACGTGCCATGCTGGGTAGGGTGCTCGCCGGCTACACACGGCAGTACCCGGATGTCGATCTCGAAATCGAGCTCACGGACGAGCGCCTCGACCCGCGGCGGGACGGTGTGGACGTGGTCATCCAGACCGATCCGGCCTCGAGTCCACTCCTGGCGGCGCGCAAGCTCGGCTCACCGATGAAGTACCGCCTGGTGGCGAGCCCGGAATACCTTGCGCGGTATGGAAGGCCGTCGGACCCTCGCGACCTCTCGAAGCATCGATGCCTCGCCATGGGCGTTCGACGAACACCGACCGTGTGGCGCCTCGCCAAAGCGAAGACCTTTCCCACCATCGTTCATCGCCACCATACGGCGAACAGCTGGCAGCTCGTGTGCGATCTGGCCATCGCCGGCCATGGCATTGCACGATTGCCCGAATACCTGAGCATCGTAGCCATGGCAGACGGGAGCCTCGAAGAGATTCTCGAAGCGTTTTGCCCTCCCCCCGAGCAACTCTTTGCCGTCTACGCGCGAAGCCGGCCGGTGCCTTTGCGCATCACCGGTTTTCTCGACGCACTCAAGCTCTTTTTCGATGCCTGGCCGGGCTGCGCGGTCCGGGGACAAGGCTCGTCTCGCCGTAGCTAA
- a CDS encoding glutathione S-transferase N-terminal domain-containing protein, with protein MAHSMTLFYAPHVCSLAPHIVLRELGIAFELERVDLRTKRTARGDDFHAINPKGYVPALRFADGSVLTETAIIMRHLADTYPESGLAPIHGSALRLRFDEWLHFVATELHKGFTPLTIMAGASEESKRWAASRLSGKISLLEGQLRDRDYLFGDRFTILDAYGFWAIRNYATLTKADLSSRLLAYRERMQSRPSIRAALDAEGHRLP; from the coding sequence ATGGCACATTCGATGACGCTTTTTTACGCACCTCACGTCTGTTCCCTGGCCCCGCACATCGTGCTTCGCGAACTAGGTATCGCGTTCGAGCTCGAGCGAGTCGATTTGCGTACGAAGAGGACTGCACGCGGCGACGACTTTCACGCCATCAACCCGAAGGGTTACGTTCCTGCACTCCGGTTCGCAGATGGATCGGTGCTCACCGAAACGGCCATCATCATGCGCCACCTGGCGGATACGTATCCCGAGTCGGGTCTCGCACCGATCCATGGCAGCGCGTTGCGTCTGCGGTTCGACGAGTGGCTCCACTTCGTCGCCACGGAACTTCACAAGGGGTTCACCCCGCTCACGATCATGGCGGGCGCGAGCGAGGAGAGCAAACGGTGGGCGGCATCGCGCCTCTCCGGGAAAATTTCTCTGCTCGAAGGGCAGCTTCGCGATCGCGACTACTTGTTCGGGGATCGCTTCACGATCCTCGACGCCTACGGGTTCTGGGCCATCCGCAATTACGCGACGCTCACCAAAGCGGACCTGTCATCCCGCCTGCTCGCCTATCGCGAACGCATGCAAAGCCGCCCCTCGATCCGCGCCGCCCTCGACGCCGAGGGTCACCGCCTCCCTTGA
- a CDS encoding NAD(P)-binding domain-containing protein, translating into MNIGIIGTGMVGEALATKLVQLGHAVKMGARSATNEKAAAWVQKNGKAASQGTFADAARFGEIVLNCTSGAVSLEALRAAGAEALRGKILIDVANPLGEPDQGLPILATAGKDSLGEQIQRAFPETRVVKTLNTINVDVMVNPRSVAGGDHGLFLCGNDAGAKASVRELLSTFGWKEFIDLGDITTARGTESYLPLWLRLMKSLGTVAFNIKVVR; encoded by the coding sequence ATGAACATTGGAATCATTGGGACGGGCATGGTGGGCGAGGCGCTGGCGACGAAGCTGGTCCAGCTCGGGCACGCCGTGAAGATGGGGGCGCGGTCGGCCACGAACGAGAAGGCTGCGGCGTGGGTACAGAAAAACGGCAAGGCTGCTTCGCAAGGCACGTTCGCCGATGCGGCCCGCTTCGGCGAAATCGTCCTCAATTGCACGAGCGGCGCGGTGTCGCTCGAGGCGCTGCGGGCGGCGGGGGCCGAGGCGCTCCGCGGCAAGATCCTCATCGACGTGGCGAACCCGCTCGGGGAGCCGGATCAGGGACTTCCCATTCTTGCCACGGCGGGCAAAGACTCCTTGGGCGAGCAGATTCAGCGCGCGTTTCCGGAGACGCGCGTGGTCAAGACGCTGAACACCATCAACGTCGATGTCATGGTGAACCCTCGCTCGGTTGCCGGCGGCGACCACGGCTTGTTTCTCTGCGGAAACGATGCTGGCGCCAAAGCGTCGGTGCGGGAGCTCTTGTCGACCTTCGGCTGGAAGGAGTTCATCGATCTGGGCGACATCACCACGGCGCGCGGAACGGAGTCGTACTTGCCGCTGTGGCTGCGGCTCATGAAATCGCTCGGGACCGTCGCGTTCAACATCAAGGTCGTGCGCTGA
- a CDS encoding helix-turn-helix domain-containing protein, which translates to MTDARRTLGDLLRKARVRAGATPEAIAERAGVGASWYAWVEEGRNIGLSATALRWICDALELASGPRARVFELAGLGKALALATVRAEPVPASLRRLLDGLALYPAYVTGRRLDVLAWNEACEALFRCSTIAPERRNSFVFLFTQPDVRELMDNWEEQARAAVEELRAAIEASPTDPWLLEVPELLSPRSAEFQAFWARKPSPPPPAFSTRKVFNKGALGKMVFQAENLSTRDAPDLCVRIYVPDEATQPKVQSLLAQHRRDARAKKKAGQYAVVRTLKEHLDACYAREVPLDELAALVSMNKFAMVRAFTAEVGFPPHAYQVLLRIHHARLLLQAGNTAAATATAVGFADQSHLNRHFKRIEGMTPGEYGRRARRIQEELSARP; encoded by the coding sequence GTGACCGACGCCCGTCGCACCCTGGGTGACCTCTTGCGCAAGGCGCGCGTGCGCGCCGGCGCCACCCCCGAAGCCATCGCCGAGAGGGCAGGGGTGGGCGCCTCCTGGTACGCCTGGGTGGAGGAGGGTCGCAACATCGGCCTTTCCGCCACGGCGCTGCGTTGGATCTGCGACGCCCTCGAGCTCGCATCCGGTCCGCGGGCACGCGTCTTCGAGCTGGCAGGTCTGGGCAAGGCGCTCGCTTTGGCCACGGTCCGCGCCGAGCCGGTGCCGGCGAGCCTGCGGCGCTTGCTCGATGGCCTTGCGCTCTACCCGGCGTACGTCACCGGCAGACGGCTCGACGTCCTCGCCTGGAACGAGGCCTGCGAAGCGCTGTTTCGATGCTCCACGATCGCACCGGAGCGGCGCAACTCGTTCGTGTTCCTCTTCACGCAGCCCGACGTGCGCGAGCTCATGGACAACTGGGAGGAGCAGGCCCGTGCCGCCGTGGAGGAACTGCGCGCGGCCATCGAGGCATCGCCGACCGACCCGTGGCTTCTCGAAGTGCCCGAGCTACTCTCGCCGCGAAGCGCCGAGTTCCAAGCCTTCTGGGCGCGCAAACCTTCGCCGCCGCCGCCGGCGTTCTCGACCCGCAAAGTCTTCAACAAGGGCGCGCTCGGCAAGATGGTCTTCCAAGCGGAAAATTTGAGCACGCGCGACGCGCCCGATCTGTGCGTCCGCATCTACGTTCCCGACGAGGCCACGCAACCCAAGGTACAATCCCTTCTCGCCCAGCACCGCCGCGACGCGCGGGCGAAGAAGAAGGCTGGCCAATACGCCGTCGTGCGCACGCTCAAGGAGCACCTCGACGCTTGCTACGCGCGCGAGGTGCCGCTCGACGAATTGGCGGCGCTGGTTAGCATGAACAAATTTGCCATGGTGCGGGCCTTCACCGCCGAAGTGGGCTTTCCACCGCACGCGTACCAAGTGCTGCTGCGCATTCACCACGCACGCCTGCTCTTGCAGGCCGGCAACACCGCGGCGGCGACGGCCACCGCGGTGGGATTTGCCGATCAGAGCCACTTGAATCGGCATTTCAAGCGCATCGAGGGCATGACGCCCGGAGAATACGGCCGGCGCGCGCGCCGCATTCAGGAGGAACTCAGCGCACGACCTTGA
- a CDS encoding metal/formaldehyde-sensitive transcriptional repressor, with protein MAHTARNKVKLLQRVRRIKGQIEAVERALVEERECGEVMQLLAACRGAIGSLTAEVLEGHVRSHMVNPDADTAKSRAARELIDVVKTYMR; from the coding sequence ATGGCCCACACAGCACGCAACAAAGTGAAGCTCCTGCAGCGGGTACGCCGCATCAAAGGCCAAATCGAGGCCGTCGAGCGCGCCCTCGTGGAGGAGCGCGAGTGCGGCGAGGTGATGCAGCTGCTTGCCGCCTGCCGTGGTGCCATCGGTAGCCTCACGGCCGAGGTGCTCGAGGGGCACGTCCGGTCCCACATGGTGAATCCCGACGCCGACACCGCCAAGTCCCGCGCCGCGCGCGAGCTGATCGACGTGGTGAAGACGTACATGCGATGA
- the dmeF gene encoding CDF family Co(II)/Ni(II) efflux transporter DmeF, whose protein sequence is MVSLVDRLRHEHDHGASASAHETRTRWVVALTCVMMVGELLVGYWTNSLALTADGWHMATHAGALGMASFAYWFARTRSREAVFSFGTGKVHALAGYTSAVLLAVVAVWMMYESAVRLRAPVPIAFGEALPVAVVGLLVNLASVKLLHGDHDHDHDDHDHHHHDHNLRAAYLHVLADAFTSLLAIFALVGGRYLGWWFLDPLMGVVGGIVIARWSLGLCRGAAKQLLDMVPSRELAARVRRHLEEVPGTRVVDLHLWELGPHAQACLATVISEERRSPLDYGELLRQREGLAHVTIEVHEVREAHQASGA, encoded by the coding sequence ATGGTATCTCTGGTCGATAGGCTCCGTCACGAACACGACCACGGCGCCAGCGCGTCCGCACACGAAACGCGCACGCGATGGGTCGTCGCCCTCACCTGCGTCATGATGGTGGGCGAGCTTCTCGTCGGCTACTGGACCAACTCCCTGGCCCTCACCGCCGACGGCTGGCACATGGCCACCCACGCCGGCGCGCTGGGCATGGCCTCCTTCGCCTATTGGTTTGCGCGCACGCGCTCGCGCGAGGCGGTGTTCAGCTTTGGGACGGGCAAGGTGCACGCGCTGGCTGGCTACACCAGCGCCGTTCTCCTGGCGGTGGTCGCCGTGTGGATGATGTACGAATCGGCCGTGCGCTTGCGGGCGCCGGTGCCCATCGCGTTCGGCGAGGCGCTTCCCGTTGCCGTCGTCGGGCTGCTGGTGAACCTGGCCAGCGTCAAGCTTTTGCACGGCGACCACGATCACGATCACGACGACCATGATCACCATCACCATGATCACAACTTGCGTGCGGCTTACCTGCACGTGCTCGCCGATGCGTTTACCAGCCTGCTCGCGATTTTCGCGCTGGTGGGCGGCCGGTATCTCGGCTGGTGGTTCCTCGACCCCTTGATGGGCGTGGTCGGCGGCATCGTGATTGCGCGTTGGAGTCTGGGACTGTGCCGTGGGGCGGCGAAGCAGCTGCTCGACATGGTGCCTTCGCGGGAGCTCGCGGCACGGGTGCGGCGGCACTTGGAGGAGGTGCCGGGAACGCGTGTGGTGGATCTTCACCTGTGGGAGCTCGGGCCGCATGCCCAGGCGTGCCTGGCCACGGTCATCTCGGAGGAGCGCCGTTCACCGCTCGACTACGGCGAGCTGCTGCGCCAGCGCGAGGGGCTCGCGCACGTCACCATCGAAGTGCATGAGGTGCGTGAAGCGCATCAAGCTTCAGGGGCCTGA